In Raphanus sativus cultivar WK10039 chromosome 5, ASM80110v3, whole genome shotgun sequence, the following proteins share a genomic window:
- the LOC108859352 gene encoding protein RALF-like 24 — protein sequence MSRSSALVYLSILFLQTHLSISVNVPVSSVNGEIDAMLDRNGVVVGEEGEEMMPSDISRRVMMMRKQYISYATLRRDMVPCQKPGASYYACRSGQANSYSRGCNIITRCARDTSDIKT from the coding sequence ATGTCGAGATCCTCAGCTCTCGTTTACTTATCAATACTTTTCCTTCAGACCCATCTCTCGATCTCCGTCAACGTTCCGGTTTCTTCGGTGAACGGAGAAATAGACGCAATGCTTGACCGGAACGGCGTAGTAGTCggggaagaaggagaagagatgATGCCGTCGGATATAAGCCGGAGAGTGATGATGATGCGGAAACAGTACATAAGCTACGCAACGCTAAGGAGAGACATGGTTCCTTGTCAGAAGCCAGGCGCTTCCTACTACGCTTGTCGATCAGGTCAGGCCAATTCTTACAGCAGAGGATGCAACATCATTACTAGGTGTGCTAGAGACACTAGCGACATCAAGACCTGA
- the LOC108805146 gene encoding adenosylhomocysteinase 2 — protein sequence MALLVEKTSSGREYKVKDMSQADFGRLEIELAEVEMPGLVSCRTEFGPSQPFKGARITGSLHMTIQTAVLIETLTALGAEVRWCSCNIFSTQDHAAAAIARDSAAVFAWKGETLQEYWWCTERALDWGPGGGPDLIVDDGGDATLLIHEGVKAEEVFAKTGQFPDPTSTDNPEFQIVLTIIKDGLQVDPKKYHKMKERLVGVSEETTTGVKRLYQMQETGALLFPAINVNDSVTKSKFDNLYGCRHSLPDGLMRATDVMIAGKVAVICGYGDVGKGCAAAMKTAGARVIVTEIDPICALQALMEGLQVLTLEDVVSEADIFCTTTGNKDIIMVDHMRKMKNNAIVCNIGHFDNEIDMLGLETFPGVKRITIKPQTDRWVFPDTKSGIIVLAEGRLMNLGCATGHPSFVMSCSFTNQVIAQLELWNEKSSGKYEKKVYVLPKHLDEKVAALHLGKLGARLTKLTKDQSDYVSIPVEGPYKPVHYRY from the exons atggcgTTGCTTGTAGAGAAGACGTCGAGTGGCCGTGAGTACAAGGTCAAGGACATGTCCCAGGCCGACTTCGGCCGTCTCGAGATCGAGCTCGCCGAGGTCGAAATGCCTGGTCTCGTCTCTTGCCGCACCGAGTTCGGACCTTCTCAGCCATTCAAAGGCGCTAGGATCACCGGTTCCCTCCACATGACGATCCAAACCGCTGTTCTCATCGAAACGCTAACCGCTCTCGGCGCAGAGGTCAGGTGGTGCTCCTGCAACATCTTCTCCACACAGGACCACGCCGCCGCCGCGATCGCTCGCGACTCCGCCGCCGTGTTCGCGTGGAAAGGGGAGACTCTCCAGGAGTACTGGTGGTGCACGGAGAGAGCTCTTGACTGGGGTCCGGGAGGTGGTCCTGACCTGATCGTCGACGACGGTGGTGACGCTACGCTTTTGATCCATGAAGGTGTTAAGGCTGAGGAGGTCTTTGCCAAGACTGGTCAGTTCCCTGATCCGACGTCTACCGATAACCCTGAGTTTCAGATTGTGCTGACGATCATCAAGGATGGTCTTCAAGTTGATCCCAAGAAGTACCATAAGATGAAGGAGAGATTGGTTGGTGTTTCTGAGGAGACGACCACTGGTGTTAAGAGGCTTTATCAGATGCAGGAGACTGGAGCTCTTTTGTTCCCTGCCATTAACGTCAATGACTCCGTCACCAAGAGCAAG TTTGACAACTTGTACGGATGTCGCCACTCTCTCCCTGATGGTCTCATGAGAGCCACTGATGTCATGATCGCCGGAAAGGTCGCTGTCATCTGCGGTTATGGTGATGTCGGAAAAGGTTGTGCTGCAGCCATGAAAACCGCTGGTGCACGTGTGATCGTGACTGAGATAGATCCAATCTGTGCCCTTCAGGCTCTCATGGAAGGCCTTCAAGTTCTAACCCTTGAGGACGTTGTCTCTGAAGCTGACATCTTCTGCACCACCACTGGAAACAAAGACATCATCATGGTCGACCAcatgaggaagatgaagaacaacgCCATTGTGTGCAACATTGGTCACTTTGACAACGAAATCGACATGCTCGGACTCGAGACTTTCCCTGGTGTGAAACGTATCACCATCAAGCCACAGACGGATAGGTGGGTGTTTCCGGACACCAAGTCAGGCATCATTGTGCTAGCCGAGGGTCGTCTGATGAACTTGGGATGTGCTACTGGACACCCTAGTTTCGTGATGTCGTGCTCGTTCACCAACCAGGTGATTGCACAGCTTGAGCTATGGAACGAGAAGTCGAGTGGGAAGTATGAGAAGAAGGTGTATGTTCTGCCTAAGCACTTGGATGAGAAGGTAGCTGCACTTCACTTGGGCAAGCTCGGTGCTAGACTCACCAAGCTCACCAAGGACCAGTCTGACTACGTCAGCATACCCGTTGAAGGTCCCTACAAGCCTGTTCACTACAGGTACTGA
- the LOC108857140 gene encoding 40S ribosomal protein S19, mitochondrial — protein MAVCTKLGVLQNRNVPVTSMLRYMSTKLFIGGLSPGTDDHSLKDAFSTFNGVTEARVMTNKVTGRSRGYGFVNFTSEESAKSAISAMDGQELNGCNIRVDAAKEWPSLPLSLVEGTEDEKKGNKMVSRSVWKDPFVDAFLMKKKNAALNRKIWSRRSTILPEYVDSSVRIYNGKTHVRCKITEGKVGHKFGEFAFTRKVTKHPRAK, from the exons ATGGCTGTCTGCACCAAACTCGGGGTTTTACAGAACAGAAATGTTCCAGTGACATCAATGCTCCGCTACATGTCCACAAAACTTTTCATTGGTG GCCTATCGCCCGGAACTGACGACCATTCCTTGAAGGATGCTTTCTCTACCTTCAATGGAGTGACAGAGG CAAGAGTCATGACAAACAAAGTGACAGGAAGGTCAAGGGGTTATGGATTTGTCAATTTCACAAGTGAGGAGTCTGCCAAGTCTGCTATTTCAGCTATGGATGGACAG GAGTTGAATGGGTGTAACATCCGTGTGGATGCTGCAAAAGAATGGCCAAGCTTGCCGTTATCTTTGGTCGAAGGTacagaagatgagaagaaaggCAATAAGATGGTGAGCCGATCTGTATGGAAAGATCCGTTCGTTGACGCCttcttgatgaagaagaaaaacgcAGCTCTGAACAGGAAAATATGGTCAAGGAGGTCGACGATTCTGCCAGAGTATGTTGATTCGTCGGTGAGGATCTACAATGGCAAAACTCATGTGCGTTGTAAGATCACAGAGGGGAAAGTTGGGCATAAGTTTGGAGAGTTTGCGTTTACAAGAAAAGTGACCAAGCATCCTAGAGCAAAGTAa